The Bradyrhizobium oligotrophicum S58 genome contains the following window.
CGCGTTGACCGGCCAGAACGCGCTCGCGCGCACCTCGCACACGCCCGGCCGCACCCAGGAGCTGATCTTCTTCGAAGGGCCCGAATATGCGCCGCTGCGGCTGGTCGACATGCCCGGCTATGGCTACGCCGCGGCAGCAAAGACCAAGGTCGCGTCCTGGACCGAGCTGATCCACCAGTTCCTGCTCGGGCGCACCTCTCTCGCCCGCGTCTATGTGCTGATCGACGCCCGCCACGGGCTGAAGGAAGTCGATCAGGAGATTCTCAAGACCCTCGACCGATCCGCGGTCAGCTATCAGCTGATCCTGACCAAGGCCGACCAGATCAAGCCGGCCGAGCTTGCAAGCCGCATCGCCGAGACCGAGGCCGCGCTCGCGAAACATCCGGCGGCGTTCCCGCAGGTGCTGGCGACATCGTCGCGATCCGGCACAGGCATGCCGGAGCTGCGCGCCGCGATGGTGCGGCTGTTGGAGGAGCGCGGCGCATGATGAAGCCGTGGCGGATCCTGGTGGCGATGGCCGGATTGATGGGCGCCGCCGGCGTCGCGCTGGCGGCCAAGGCCGCCCACGATCCCGATGCATCGCGGCTCGCGACCGCCTCCACCATGCTGCTGTTCCACGCCTGTGCGCTGCTCGGCACCATCGCGCTGGCCGAGCGCGGCGTCGTGCATCGACGCATCGGCCTGATCACGGCGATCGGCTTCGTGCTCGGCGCGGCCCTGTTCGCCGGCGACCTCCTGATGCGGCAGTTCACCGGCGACCGGCTGTTTCCGTTTGCGGCGCCGATCGGCGGCAGCCTGCAGATCGCAAGCTGGCTGGCGCTCGCGGTCTGCGCGCTGTGGCCGCGGCGGGCCTGATCCGGCGCTTTGCGCCGCGCCCGGCAATCGGATAGAACCGCGCGCGACAATCCGACAGCCGAGATCCCCCCGACATGACCGACGCGACCAACATCAGCCCGCTCGATCAGGCCCGCATCCTGTCCGAAGCGCTCCCGCACATGCAGGAGTATGACGACGAAACCATCGTCATCAAATATGGCGGCCACGCCATGGGTGACGAGGACACCGCGAAAGCGTTCGCGCGCGACATCGTGCTCCTGGAGCAGACCGCAATCAACCCGGTGGTCGTCCATGGCGGCGGGCCGCAGATCGCGACCATGCTCAAGCGCCTCGGCATCGTCTCCGAATTCGCCGCCGGCCTGCGCATCACCGATGCGGCAACTATCGAAATCGTCGAGATGGTGCTGGCCGGCTCGATCAACAAGCAGCTGGTCGGCTACGTCAACGAAGCCGGCGGCAAGGCCGTCGGCCTGTGCGGCAAGGACGGCAACATGGTGCGCGCGGTCAAGGCGACCCGCACCATGGTGGATCCGGACAGCCACATCGAGAAGGTGGTCGATCTCGGTTTCGTCGGCGAACCCGACAAGGTCGATCTCACGCTGCTCAACCAGTTGATCGGCTACGAGCTGATCCCGGTGCTGGCACCGCTCGCGACGTCGAAGGATGGCCAGACCTTCAACGTCAACGCCGATACGTTTGCCGGCGCGGTTGCCGGTGCGCTGAAGGCCAAGCGGCTGCTGCTGCTCACCGACGTCCCCGGCGTGCTCGACAAGTCGAAGAAGCTGATTCCGGAATTGTCGGTGAAGGATGCGCGCAAGCTGATCGCCGACGGCACGATCTCCGGCGGCATGATCCCGAAGGTCGAGACCTGCATCTACGCGCTCGAGCAGGGCGTGCAGGGTGTCGTGATCCTCGACGGCAAGGTGCCGCACGCGGTGCTGCTCGAACTGTTCACCAACCAGGGCACGGGCACGCTGATCCACAAGTGAGCACATCCCGCCAACTCTCTCCGTCATGGCCGGGCTTGTCCCGCCTGCGCGGCCGAAGCCGCTTCGGCGCGTCGAAGGCCCGGCCATCCACGCCTCGCCGCGGTCTCGGAGAGAAAGGCGTGGATGCCCGGGTCAAGCCCTGGCATGACGATAGAGAGAGATGTGGGCCGACAATGTCGCCCGTGACTCGCGTTGCGCTCGCGCTGGCGGCGCTGCTTCTTCCTCTCCTCGCTTCCGCCTCCCCCGCCCGCGCCGACCTCAAGCTCTGCAACCGCATGAGCTATGTCGTCGAGGCCGCGATCGGCATCGATGAAAAAGCGGCGACTGCCACGCGCGGCTGGTTTCGACTGGATCCAGCGACCTGCCGCGTGGTTCTGCAGGGAACGATGACGGCAGACCGCATTCTGCTGCATGCGCGCGCGCTGAGCCTGTATGGCGCCTCGCCGATCGCCGGGAATGGCAATGACCAGCTCTGCGTGGCCACCGACAATTTCATCATCGCGGCCGCCCGGCAGTGCCGCACCGGGCAGACGCCGGCGCCGTTCACACAGGTCACGCCGACCAAGGCCGACGACGGCACGCTGATCGCCTATCTCGCCGAGAGCGCCGAATATGACGACGAGCAGGCGCGCCTCGCCGGCATCCAGCGGCTGCTCGGCATCGCCGGCTATGACGTCTCGCCGATCGATGGCGTCGACGGGCCGAAGACGCAAGCCGCGCTCGCAGCGTTCCTGAAGAGCCGCGGGCTGGCGTCCGACGTCGTGTCTCAGCCGACGTTCTTCGCCACCATGGTGGATGCGGTGCAGACACCGTCACCGACGGGGCTGACCTGGTGCAACGACACCCCGCACAAGGTGATGGCGGCAGTTGCGACCGACGACGGCCGCACCGTGGTCAGCCGCGGCTGGTACCGCATCGATGCCGGCAAGTGCCTGCATCCCGACATCACCGGACAGCCGAAGAAGGTCTACAGCTTTGCCGAGGCCGTCGACGATGAGAACCGCACCATCAAGCTGAAGAACAAGCCGCTGAACTGGGGCGGCCTGGTGCAGCTCTGCACCCGCGAGAACAAGTTCGAGACATCCGAGCAGGGTGATTGCCCGAGCCGCGGCTTCGCAGCGACCGGCTTCACCGCCGTCGACATCACCCGCGGCGGCAAGACGCTGCGATTTGCGCTGCCGTGATGGACGCATCAGTTTTGTCCCAGATGCCGCCACGCCTTACACTGTCATCCCCGCGAACGCGGGGATCCATAACCACAAGGCGTCGTGTGAGCCACCGACATCAGCCATCGTGCCTCAAGACAGATCACGCGGTATGGGTCCCGGCGTTCGCCGGGACGACAGCGGAATATGACGCCCTAGCCGAGCAAGATGGACCGACGCAGACATGACAGAGTGCCCCCGCTCCTTCGGCCATATCGACACCTGGGTGTTCGATCTCGACAACACGCTGTATCCGCATCACGTCAATCTGTGGCAGCAGGTCGATGCTCGCATTGGCGAGTTCGTGTCGAACTGGCTGAAGGTCGATGCGCAGGAGGCGCGGCGCATCCAGAAGGACTACTACCGCCGCTATGGCACCACGATGCGCGGCATGATGACCGAGCATGGCGTGCACGCCGACGACTTCCTGGCCTACGTGCACAAGATCGACCATTCGCCGCTGGAGCCGAATCCGGCGATGGGCGCGGCGATCGAGCAGCTGCCGGGACGCAAGCTGATCCTGACCAACGGCTCGGTGGACCATGTCGGCGCAGTGCTGAGCCGGCTCGGCATCGCCGGACACTTCCACGGCGTGTTCGACATCATCGCTGCCGAGCTGACGCCGAAGCCGGCACGCGAGACCTATGACAAATTCGTCCGGCTGCACGATGTCGATCCGACGCGCTCCGCGATGTTCGAGGATCTCGCCCGCAACCTCGTCGTGCCCCACGAGCTCGGCATGACCACCGTGCTGGTGGTGCCCGACGGCACCAAGGAAGTCGTGCGCGAAGACTGGGAGCTCGCCGGCCGCGGCGACCCGCATGTCGATCACGTCACGGATGACCTGACCGGGTTCTTGCAACGATTGGTCGCCGCCTAAAACCTCGCCGTCGTCCCGGACACGCGCAGCGCCCGGCTCGCGGTTGGCGTCTTCGCGCTGTCCCGCGAGCTGACACCATTCAAGAAGGCGCCAGCCGGGCGCCGCGCTTGTCCGGGACGACGGCGGTGGATGCCTTGACTCCCCCCGCCCAAACTCCGAAAAAGCCGACCTGCCCTTCATGCTCGTACATGACCGACCCAGGCGACCTGCCCGGGACCTAGCGAGGATCGACCGATGTCACTGTCCGCCCTGGAATCCACCATCAACAGCGCCTTCGACGCCCGTGACGGCGTCTCGACCACGACCAAGGGCGAAGTTCGCGACGCCGTGGAGAGCGCGCTGGAGCTGCTCGACAAGGGCGAGGCGCGGGTCGCCGAGCGCGGCACGGACGGCAAGTGGAGCGTGAACCAGTGGCTGAAGAAGGCCGTGCTGCTGTCGTTCCGGCTCAACGACATGAGCGTGATTCCCGGCGGCCCCGGCCAGGCGTCGTGGTGGGACAAGGTACCGTCGAAGTTCGAGGGCTGGGGCGAGAACCGCTTCCGTGACGCCGGCTTCCGCGCCGTGCCCGGCGCGATCGTGCGCCGCTCGGCCTTCATCGCCAGGAACGTCGTGCTGATGCCGTCCTTCGTCAATCTCGGCGCCTATGTCGACGAGGCGACCATGGTCGACACCTGGTCGACGGTCGGCTCCTGCGCCCAGATCGGCAAGCGCGTGCACATCTCCGGCGGCGTCGGCATTGGCGGCGTGCTGGAGCCGCTGCAGGCCGGTCCGGTCATCATCGAGGATGATTGCTTCATCGGCGCGCGATCGGAGGTCGCCGAGGGTGTGGTCGTGCGCAAGGGCGCGGTGCTGTCGATGGGCGTGTTCCTGGGCGCCTCGACCAAGATCGTCGACCGCGAAACCGGCGAGGTGTTCGTCGGCGAGGTGCCGGAATATGCCGTCGTGGTGCCCGGCGCGCTGCCGGGCAAGCCGATGAAGAACGGCCAGATCGGCCCGTCCACGGCCTGCGCCGTCATCGTCAAGCGCGTCGACGAGCGCACCCGCTCCAAGACCTCGATCAACGAGCTGCTGCGCGACTGATCGAACCCGCGCTGCGGTCGTAGCGACGAATCTCCGGACCGGCCAAGCCGTCGGTCCGGAGATCGCCGATGGACTGGACCTGGTTTCTGTTCCGCTTCAATGGCCGGATCAACCGCGCGAGGCTCTGGCTGTCCGCGCTGGTCGTCTTTTGCTGGATGGCTTTTGCCGCAGCCGCTCTGGCCGGTACCAGCAAGCTGCTGGGCCACCCGGCAACCGCCAGCTTCAATCTGACCGATATTTTCGCGGCCCTCGACCCGGACACGTTTCATGGCCTGACGCGGGCCGATATCTTGCCCGGCGCGGTTCATCTCATCCTGACACCGCTGTTCGCCTGGGTCTTTGCCGCGGGCGCCATCAAGCGGCTGCACGACCGCGACAGGAGCGGCTGGTGGATGGTGCCGTTCTTCGTCGTTCCGGGACTGGTCGACCAGTACGCCGACCGCATCCCGGGTACGATCGCTCCAGCGATCATCGGCGGCGTTGGCGCCCTGCTCTGCCTCTGGGGCTTCATCGAATTGTACTGTCTCGCCGGCGATCGGCGGAGCAACCGCTTTGGATCCGATCCGCTGCCGAAGGTCCAATCGCGCGGACGCTCCGCCCGGCAAGCAGGGTCGCAGAGCGGCTGGGATCAGCACAAGGCATTGGAATTCACACCGCATATTGCAACCCCGCCGCTGGCCGCAGCGGCAATCGGCAGCACTAGCCGCCCGCCAAAATAGCGTGTTAAGCGAGGGCATGACCGATGCCCTCTCCATCACCCGCGACCTGATCCGCTGCCCCTCCGTCACCCCGGCCGACGCCGGGGCGCTGGGTGTGCTCGAAACCCTGCTGAAGGAAGCCGGCTTCGCAACGCATCGCGTGACGTTCTCCGAGGCCGGCACCGCCGATATCGACAATCTCTACGCCCGCATCGGCACCGAGGAGCCGCACATCACGTTCGCCGGCCATACAGACGTGGTGCCGCCCGGCGATGAAGCCGCCTGGAGCCTTGGCGCCTTCTCAGGCGAGGTGAAGGACGGCTACATCTATGGCCGCGGCGCGGTCGACATGAAGGGCGGCATCGCCTGCAGCGTCGCCGCTGCTCTCGACTATCTGCGCGACAATGGCGGGCAGCCGAACGGCTCGATCTCGTTCCTCATCACCGGCGACGAAGAGGACGTCTCGGTCAACGGCACCATCAAGCTGTTGCAGTGGGCGGCCGAGCGCGGCGAGCGGTTCGACCATTGCGTGCTCGGCGAGCCGTCGAATCAGGAAGTCATGGGCGACTGCATCAAGATCGGCCGCCGCGGCTCGCAGTCCGGCACCCTGATCGTCGAGGGCAAGCAGGGCCACGTCGCCTATCCGCACCGCGCCGCTAATCCGGTCCCGGACATCTCGCGCCTGGTCGTCGCGCTCTCGGACGAGCCGCTTGATCACGGCAGCGCGCAGTTCCAGCCGTCCAATCTCGAATTCACCACGGTCGATGTCGGCAACACCGCCACCAACGTCATTCCCGGCCTGGCGCGGGCGAAATTCAACATCCGCTACAATGACTGCCACACCCAGGAGTCGCTGCGTGCGCTGGTCGAGGAACGGCTGAGAGTGGCCTGCGGCAATCGCATTCGCGCCCGCATCGACTGGCTGCCCTCGAACTCAAACGTGTTCCTGACCAAGCCGGGGCCATTCACCGATCTCGCGGTCGCGGCTATTGAAGAGATCACGGGACGCAAGCCGGAACTCTCCACCACCGGCGGCACCTCGGACGCGCGCTTCATTTCGAGCTACTGCCCGGTGATCGAGTTCGGCCTGGTCGGGCAGACCATGCACCAGATCGACGAGCGCGCCTCTGTTGCCGACATCGTCACCTTGACGAAGATCTATCGGGGCATTCTCGACAGATACTTCGGGTAGGCGAGCCAATCTGCGGGCCCTAACATGAACAAACGAACTCTGAATGCCGCGGATGCGCCACAACCTTCAGGCGGCTACAGCCAAGTCTGTGAGATCTCCAACCCGACGCGCTGGGCATTCGTGAGCGGCCAGATCCCACAGTCGGCGGAAGGCGTGGTGCCGTCGGATTTCGGATCACAGGCGCGGCTCGCCTGGCGGAACGTCGAAGCGCAGCTGCGGGCCGCAGACATGACCCTGGACAACGTCGTCAAGGTCACGACCTACTTGTCCGATCGACAGTACAGCGCCGAGAACCGCGACGTTCGCAATGAGGTTCTGGGCGAGCGTTCACCGGCGCTCACCGTCATTATTGCCGGCATCTTCGACAGCGCATGGCTGCTCGAGATCGAGGCCGTCGCCGCAGCCTGATCTCGACCTGTGCGATAGCCACAGGGCCGCTCCGGTCAGGCGGCTTTCACTTCGGCCAGGAACTGATCGACCTCGCGGCGCAGATCGGTCGCTTGGCCTGCAAGGCTGGCAGCGGAGTCGAGCAGCGAGCGCGCCGAGCCGCGGGTGTCGGCTGCGGCGGCGCTGACCAGCGCGATCGACGACGAGACGTCGTTGGTGCCGCTCGCAGTCTGTTGTACGCTGCGGGCGATTTCCCGCGTCGTGGCGCTCTGCTCGGCCACCGCGCTCGCCACCGCTCCGGTGACACCGCTGATCGTGTTGACGACGGCGGCGATCTTCTCGATCGCAGCCACCGTGCTGCCGGTCTCGTTCTGGATCGCGACGATCTGGCTTTCGATCTCCTCGGTCGCCTTGCTGGTCTGTGATGCCAGGCTCTTCACCTCGGAGGCAACGACGGCGAAGCCCTTGCCGGCCTCGCCCGCGCGCGCCGATTCGATCGTGGCATTGAGCGCCAGCAGGTTGGTCTGCGAGGCGATGGCGCGGATCAGCTGCACGACGTCGCCGATGCGCGTGGCGCTGCCGGCGAGCGTCCGAACCTTGTCGGTGGTGTCGAGCGCCTGGCTGGTCGCGTTCGAAGACTCCGACGCAGCTTCCGAGATCTGCCGGGTGATCTCCTTCATCGACGCGTCGAGTTCTTCCGAGGCAGCCGCCACCGTATTGACGCCGGCGGTCGCCTGCGCCGCGGCGTCGGCCACGGCTGTGGCGCGGGATGCCGTCGTGCTGGCCGAGCCGTCGAGCGTCTCGGCCGATTGTTTCAGGCCGCTGGCAGCGTCGCTCAGCCGGCCGCACAGCGTGTCGATGACGTCGCCGAAGCGGCGGGTGAGCGCCTCGACCTTCTGCCGGCGCGCATCGCGCCGGGCCTCGGCGTCGGCGCCCTGCAGCGACAGCCGATCGGCTTCCGCGGATTTGTCCTGGAGAACGCCGATGGCGTTGGCGAGCGTGCCGACCTCGTCGGTGCGGTCGCGATAGGCGATCACCACGTTGCGTTCGCCGCCGGCGATGCGGCCGATCAACTCGGTCAGGTTGGAGAGAGGCTTGATGACGCGGCTGTTGAACCAGAGCGTTCCGAGCGCGGCGGCGGCGATGTTGACGACGAGCAGAACGAGCGCCAGCACGAAACGAAACTGAGCGTCGCCGATCGCGACCTCGCTCTGGCGCAGTGCCTCGGTGAGCGCGGCATCGCGCAGCGGCAGGATGGTGTCGAGGATCGGGAACAGCGAGCGGAGGAACTGATCGGGATCGAGCTCCAGCACCTTGCCGCGGTTCGGCGCCACCTGCGAGGTGTAGAGTTCGCCGCCGCGCGCCCAATAGCCGTTCTCCACCTCGGTCATCGCTGCGAAGATCGGCTTCTGATCGAT
Protein-coding sequences here:
- a CDS encoding DUF1036 domain-containing protein codes for the protein MDARVKPWHDDRERCGPTMSPVTRVALALAALLLPLLASASPARADLKLCNRMSYVVEAAIGIDEKAATATRGWFRLDPATCRVVLQGTMTADRILLHARALSLYGASPIAGNGNDQLCVATDNFIIAAARQCRTGQTPAPFTQVTPTKADDGTLIAYLAESAEYDDEQARLAGIQRLLGIAGYDVSPIDGVDGPKTQAALAAFLKSRGLASDVVSQPTFFATMVDAVQTPSPTGLTWCNDTPHKVMAAVATDDGRTVVSRGWYRIDAGKCLHPDITGQPKKVYSFAEAVDDENRTIKLKNKPLNWGGLVQLCTRENKFETSEQGDCPSRGFAATGFTAVDITRGGKTLRFALP
- the dapD gene encoding 2,3,4,5-tetrahydropyridine-2,6-dicarboxylate N-succinyltransferase, whose amino-acid sequence is MSLSALESTINSAFDARDGVSTTTKGEVRDAVESALELLDKGEARVAERGTDGKWSVNQWLKKAVLLSFRLNDMSVIPGGPGQASWWDKVPSKFEGWGENRFRDAGFRAVPGAIVRRSAFIARNVVLMPSFVNLGAYVDEATMVDTWSTVGSCAQIGKRVHISGGVGIGGVLEPLQAGPVIIEDDCFIGARSEVAEGVVVRKGAVLSMGVFLGASTKIVDRETGEVFVGEVPEYAVVVPGALPGKPMKNGQIGPSTACAVIVKRVDERTRSKTSINELLRD
- a CDS encoding RidA family protein codes for the protein MNKRTLNAADAPQPSGGYSQVCEISNPTRWAFVSGQIPQSAEGVVPSDFGSQARLAWRNVEAQLRAADMTLDNVVKVTTYLSDRQYSAENRDVRNEVLGERSPALTVIIAGIFDSAWLLEIEAVAAA
- the yihA gene encoding ribosome biogenesis GTP-binding protein YihA/YsxC, translating into MTTHDTDERLIEKGRKLFAQSWRFTHASPSIESLPPMGSLEVAFAGRSNVGKSSLINALTGQNALARTSHTPGRTQELIFFEGPEYAPLRLVDMPGYGYAAAAKTKVASWTELIHQFLLGRTSLARVYVLIDARHGLKEVDQEILKTLDRSAVSYQLILTKADQIKPAELASRIAETEAALAKHPAAFPQVLATSSRSGTGMPELRAAMVRLLEERGA
- the dapE gene encoding succinyl-diaminopimelate desuccinylase, with amino-acid sequence MTDALSITRDLIRCPSVTPADAGALGVLETLLKEAGFATHRVTFSEAGTADIDNLYARIGTEEPHITFAGHTDVVPPGDEAAWSLGAFSGEVKDGYIYGRGAVDMKGGIACSVAAALDYLRDNGGQPNGSISFLITGDEEDVSVNGTIKLLQWAAERGERFDHCVLGEPSNQEVMGDCIKIGRRGSQSGTLIVEGKQGHVAYPHRAANPVPDISRLVVALSDEPLDHGSAQFQPSNLEFTTVDVGNTATNVIPGLARAKFNIRYNDCHTQESLRALVEERLRVACGNRIRARIDWLPSNSNVFLTKPGPFTDLAVAAIEEITGRKPELSTTGGTSDARFISSYCPVIEFGLVGQTMHQIDERASVADIVTLTKIYRGILDRYFG
- a CDS encoding pyrimidine 5'-nucleotidase, whose protein sequence is MTECPRSFGHIDTWVFDLDNTLYPHHVNLWQQVDARIGEFVSNWLKVDAQEARRIQKDYYRRYGTTMRGMMTEHGVHADDFLAYVHKIDHSPLEPNPAMGAAIEQLPGRKLILTNGSVDHVGAVLSRLGIAGHFHGVFDIIAAELTPKPARETYDKFVRLHDVDPTRSAMFEDLARNLVVPHELGMTTVLVVPDGTKEVVREDWELAGRGDPHVDHVTDDLTGFLQRLVAA
- a CDS encoding DUF423 domain-containing protein; the encoded protein is MMKPWRILVAMAGLMGAAGVALAAKAAHDPDASRLATASTMLLFHACALLGTIALAERGVVHRRIGLITAIGFVLGAALFAGDLLMRQFTGDRLFPFAAPIGGSLQIASWLALAVCALWPRRA
- a CDS encoding DUF805 domain-containing protein; the encoded protein is MDWTWFLFRFNGRINRARLWLSALVVFCWMAFAAAALAGTSKLLGHPATASFNLTDIFAALDPDTFHGLTRADILPGAVHLILTPLFAWVFAAGAIKRLHDRDRSGWWMVPFFVVPGLVDQYADRIPGTIAPAIIGGVGALLCLWGFIELYCLAGDRRSNRFGSDPLPKVQSRGRSARQAGSQSGWDQHKALEFTPHIATPPLAAAAIGSTSRPPK
- the argB gene encoding acetylglutamate kinase, which codes for MTDATNISPLDQARILSEALPHMQEYDDETIVIKYGGHAMGDEDTAKAFARDIVLLEQTAINPVVVHGGGPQIATMLKRLGIVSEFAAGLRITDAATIEIVEMVLAGSINKQLVGYVNEAGGKAVGLCGKDGNMVRAVKATRTMVDPDSHIEKVVDLGFVGEPDKVDLTLLNQLIGYELIPVLAPLATSKDGQTFNVNADTFAGAVAGALKAKRLLLLTDVPGVLDKSKKLIPELSVKDARKLIADGTISGGMIPKVETCIYALEQGVQGVVILDGKVPHAVLLELFTNQGTGTLIHK
- a CDS encoding methyl-accepting chemotaxis protein, which codes for MRIRQVFLLSLLLGAVIGLLATVLFAWQQLTSLQAARTAGSDAQLLAAMLRLPEKLNVERAWVNPRLASANAATAEELAALKKTTGSSDEALAKARSLAQLREDVAALDSIEQKLRSLRGTALDAVAQPKTARSEAIMRDYVPQMFTVQEATGSHVEVIVRRIAAANPAVGQAARLAVTGWDLRDWAGRATTTLIRMIATKQPMAGEPAEALAAFKGRIERIWSTAKLAAAEIDQKPIFAAMTEVENGYWARGGELYTSQVAPNRGKVLELDPDQFLRSLFPILDTILPLRDAALTEALRQSEVAIGDAQFRFVLALVLLVVNIAAAALGTLWFNSRVIKPLSNLTELIGRIAGGERNVVIAYRDRTDEVGTLANAIGVLQDKSAEADRLSLQGADAEARRDARRQKVEALTRRFGDVIDTLCGRLSDAASGLKQSAETLDGSASTTASRATAVADAAAQATAGVNTVAAASEELDASMKEITRQISEAASESSNATSQALDTTDKVRTLAGSATRIGDVVQLIRAIASQTNLLALNATIESARAGEAGKGFAVVASEVKSLASQTSKATEEIESQIVAIQNETGSTVAAIEKIAAVVNTISGVTGAVASAVAEQSATTREIARSVQQTASGTNDVSSSIALVSAAAADTRGSARSLLDSAASLAGQATDLRREVDQFLAEVKAA